A single window of Rhipicephalus microplus isolate Deutch F79 chromosome 5, USDA_Rmic, whole genome shotgun sequence DNA harbors:
- the LOC142818056 gene encoding uncharacterized protein LOC142818056 isoform X2 — translation MVESLDMCSTLLHQLLGVFTASLQMCWVDLEQKTRSGSSPQKRASTLQAPEALFDRNSKVTVWH, via the exons atggtggaatccctggacatgtgttcaaccttgctgcatcagctccttggtgttttcacggcatctttacagatgtgttgg gttgaccttgagcagaaaacgaggagcggcagcagcccccagaaaagagcaagcaccctccaagctcccgaagctctcttcgacaggaacagcaaggtcactgtgtggcattga